The following proteins are co-located in the Panthera tigris isolate Pti1 chromosome F2, P.tigris_Pti1_mat1.1, whole genome shotgun sequence genome:
- the HAS2 gene encoding hyaluronan synthase 2 — protein MHCERFLCILRIIGTTLFGVSLLLGITAAYIVGYQFIQTDNYYFSFGLYGAFLASHLIIQSLFAFLEHRKMKKSLETPIKLNKTVALCIAAYQEDPDYLRKCLQSVKRLTYPGIKVVMVIDGNSEDDLYMMDIFSEVMGRDKSATYIWKNNFHEKGPGETDESHKESSQHVTQLVLSNKSICIMQKWGGKREVMYTAFRALGRSVDYVQVCDSDTMLDPASSVEMVKVLEEDPMVGGVGGDVQILNKYDSWISFLSSVRYWMAFNIERACQSYFGCVQCISGPLGMYRNSLLHEFVEDWYNQEFMGSQCSFGDDRHLTNRVLSLGYATKYTARSKCLTETPIEYLRWLNQQTRWSKSYFREWLYNAMWFHKHHLWMTYEAVITGFFPFFLIATVIQLFYRGKIWNILLFLLTVQLVGLIKSSFASCLRGNIVMVFMSLYSVLYMSSLLPAKMFAIATINKAGWGTSGRKTIVVNFIGLIPVSVWFTILLGGVIFTIYKESKKPFSESKQTVLIVGTLLYACYWVMLLTLYVVLINKCGRRKKGQQYDMVLDV, from the exons ATGCATTGTGAGAGGTTTCTCTGTATCCTGAGAATAATTGGAACCACACTTTTTGGAGTCTCCCTCCTCCTTGGAATCACAGCTGCTTACATTGTTGGCTACCAGTTTATCCAAACAGATAATTACTATTTCTCTTTTGGACTGTATGGTGCCTTTTTAGCGTCACACCTCATCATCCAAAGCCTGTTTGCCTTTTTGGAGCACCGAAAAATGAAAAAATCCTTAGAAACGCCCATTAAATTGAACAAAACCGTTGCTCTTTGCATCGCCGCGTATCAAGAAGATCCAGACTACTTACGAAAATGTTTGCAATCTGTGAAAAGGCTAACCTACCCTGGGATTAAAGTTGTCATGGTCATAGATGGGAACTCGGAAGATGACCTTTACATGATGGACATCTTTAGTGAAGTCATGGGCAGGGACAAATCAGCCACTTATATCTGGAAGAACAACTTCCATGAGAAAGGTCCTGGTGAGACGGATGAGTCGCATAAGGAAAGCTCGCAGCATGTCACCCAGTTGGTCTTGTCCAACAAGAGTATTTGCATCATGCAAAAATGGGGTGGAAAAAGAGAAGTCATGTACACGGCCTTCAGAGCACTGGGACGAAGTGTGGATTATGTACAG GTTTGTGATTCAGACACCATGCTTGACCCTGCGTCATCTGTGGAAATGGTAAAAGTTTTAGAAGAAGACCCTATGGTCGGAGGTGTCGGGGGAGACGTCCAG ATTTTAAACAAGTATGATTCCTGGATCTCCTTCCTCAGCAGTGTGAGATACTGGATGGCTTTTAACATAGAAAGGGCCTGCCAGTCTTATTTTGGGTGTGTCCAGTGCATCAGTGGGCCTCTGGGAATGTACAGAAACTCCTTGCTGCATGAATTTGTGGAAGACTGGTACAATCAGGAATTTATGGGCAGCCAATGTAGTTTTGGTGACGATCGGCATCTAACGAACCGAGTGCTGAGTCTGGGCTATGCAACAAAATACACAGCTCGATCCAAGTGCCTTACGGAGACACCTATAGAATATCTGAGATGGTTAAACCAGCAGACCCGTTGGAGTAAGTCATACTTCCGAGAGTGGCTGTACAATGCGATGTGGTTTCATAAACATCACTTGTGGATGACCTATGAGGCAGTTATCACTggattcttccctttcttcctcattgccacagTAATCCAGCTCTTCTACAGGGGAAAAATTTGGAACATCCTCCTCTTCTTGTTAACTGTCCAGTTAGTAGGTCTCATAAAGTCATCCTTTGCCAGCTGCCTTAGAGGAAATATTGTCATGGTCTTCATGTCCCTCTACTCAGTGTTATACATGTCAAGTTTACTTCCCGCCAAGATGTTTGCGATTGCCACGATAAACAAAGCTGGGTGGGGCACATCTGGAAGGAAAACCATTGTTGTTAATTTCATAGGACTCATTCCAGTATCAGTTTGGTTTACAATCCTCCTGGGTGGTGTGATTTTCACCATTTATAAGGAATCTAAGAAGCCATTCTCAGAATCCAAACAGACCGTTCTAATTGTTGGAACGTTGCTCTATGCATGCTATTGGGTCATGCTTTTGACGCTGTATGTGGTTCTCATCAATAAATGtggcaggaggaagaagggacAACAGTATGACATGGTGCTCGATGTATGA